The following proteins are encoded in a genomic region of Catellatospora sp. TT07R-123:
- a CDS encoding HAD family hydrolase, whose product MITTVAFDADDTLVDIVTGVNAGLAAVVATVGDPRLSVAGFRADADECWRQLADQPARLIRETALRITLDRVGLADQTPGLLDLFFEVRFANSRPFPGVLDVLAKLRSEYQLGYGTNANSEAALCGLGGWFAFEVYALRGGVPKKPAPAFFEALLDAADARPEEVVYVGDSYDHDVVGAAGAGLRTVWLNRAGAPVPGPVRPDAIVADLADLPAVIAKMPS is encoded by the coding sequence ATGATCACCACTGTTGCCTTCGATGCCGACGATACGCTGGTGGACATCGTGACCGGAGTGAACGCCGGGCTCGCCGCGGTGGTGGCGACGGTCGGTGATCCCCGGCTCAGCGTCGCCGGGTTCCGGGCCGACGCCGACGAGTGCTGGCGGCAGCTGGCCGACCAGCCCGCCCGGCTGATCCGGGAGACCGCGCTGCGGATCACGCTGGACCGCGTCGGCCTCGCCGACCAGACCCCCGGCCTGCTCGACCTGTTCTTCGAGGTCCGGTTCGCCAACTCGCGGCCGTTCCCCGGCGTGCTCGACGTGCTGGCCAAGCTGCGCAGCGAGTACCAGCTCGGCTACGGCACCAACGCCAACAGCGAGGCGGCGCTGTGCGGGCTCGGCGGCTGGTTCGCCTTCGAGGTGTACGCGCTGCGCGGCGGTGTGCCGAAGAAGCCCGCGCCCGCGTTCTTCGAGGCGCTGCTGGACGCGGCGGACGCGCGGCCCGAGGAGGTCGTCTACGTCGGCGACTCGTACGACCACGATGTCGTCGGCGCGGCGGGCGCCGGTCTGCGTACCGTGTGGCTCAACCGCGCGGGTGCCCCCGTGCCCGGCCCGGTCCGCCCGGACGCGATCGTCGCCGACCTGGCTGATCTGCCCGCAGTGATCGCGAAAATGCCCTCCTGA
- a CDS encoding aspartate ammonia-lyase, which produces MTEYRVEHDTMGEVRVPSDALWGAQTQRAVENFPISGTPLPYPLIIALAQIKEAAAQANADTGVLDRATAEAIAAAARQVIDGDLARHFPVDVFQTGSGTSTNMNLNEVLARLAGQALGRPVHPNDQVNASQSSNDVFPSGIHLAALRLIADDLRPALLELHEALKLKAAQFAHVVKSGRTHLMDATPVTLGQEFSGYAQQVQRGAERVASALPHVAELPLGGTAVGTGVNASAAFRREVYAHLVRNTGLPVREAENHFEAHGSRDALVELSGQLRAVAVSLYKIANDIRWMGSGPRAGLSEVHLPDLQPGSSIMPGKVNPVLCESVRQVCAQVIGADATIAFAGSQGDFELNTMLPVIARNLLESITLLAGVSRVFAQRCVLGLTANEEICRLYAEGSPSIVTPLNRHIGYEEAAAIAKQALAENKTIRQVVVERGHVEAGRLSEAELDAALDVLAMTRTPD; this is translated from the coding sequence ATGACCGAATATCGAGTCGAGCACGACACGATGGGCGAGGTCCGGGTGCCGTCCGACGCGCTGTGGGGCGCCCAGACGCAGCGGGCCGTGGAGAACTTCCCGATCTCCGGCACGCCGCTGCCGTACCCCCTGATCATCGCTCTTGCCCAGATCAAAGAGGCGGCCGCGCAGGCGAACGCGGACACCGGTGTGCTGGACCGCGCGACCGCCGAGGCGATCGCCGCGGCGGCCCGCCAGGTGATCGACGGTGACCTGGCCCGGCACTTCCCGGTGGACGTGTTCCAGACCGGCTCGGGCACCTCCACCAACATGAACCTCAACGAGGTGCTGGCCCGCCTGGCCGGGCAGGCGCTGGGCCGCCCGGTGCACCCGAACGACCAGGTCAACGCCTCGCAGTCGAGCAACGACGTGTTCCCCTCCGGCATCCACCTGGCCGCGCTGCGGCTGATCGCCGACGACCTGCGCCCGGCGCTGCTGGAACTGCACGAGGCGCTGAAGCTGAAGGCGGCCCAGTTCGCGCACGTGGTCAAGTCCGGCCGCACCCACCTGATGGACGCCACCCCGGTGACCCTGGGCCAGGAGTTCTCCGGCTACGCCCAGCAGGTGCAGCGCGGGGCCGAGCGGGTCGCCTCGGCGCTGCCGCACGTGGCGGAGCTGCCGCTGGGCGGCACCGCGGTCGGCACCGGCGTCAACGCCAGCGCGGCGTTCCGGCGCGAGGTGTACGCCCACCTGGTCCGCAACACCGGCCTGCCGGTGCGGGAGGCCGAGAACCACTTCGAGGCGCACGGTTCACGTGACGCGCTGGTGGAGCTGTCGGGGCAGCTGCGCGCGGTGGCGGTCAGCCTGTACAAGATCGCCAACGACATCCGCTGGATGGGGTCCGGGCCGCGCGCCGGGCTGAGCGAGGTGCACCTGCCCGACCTGCAACCCGGCTCATCGATCATGCCCGGCAAGGTGAACCCGGTGCTGTGCGAGTCGGTGCGCCAGGTGTGCGCGCAGGTGATCGGGGCCGACGCGACGATCGCGTTCGCGGGATCGCAGGGCGACTTCGAGCTGAACACGATGCTGCCGGTGATCGCGCGCAACCTGCTGGAGTCGATCACGCTGCTGGCCGGCGTGTCCCGGGTGTTCGCGCAGCGCTGCGTCCTCGGGCTCACCGCCAACGAGGAGATCTGCCGCCTGTACGCCGAGGGCTCGCCCTCGATCGTGACCCCGCTCAACCGCCACATCGGGTACGAGGAGGCCGCCGCCATCGCCAAGCAGGCCCTGGCGGAGAACAAGACCATCCGCCAGGTGGTCGTGGAACGGGGCCACGTCGAGGCGGGCCGCCTGTCCGAGGCGGAACTCGACGCCGCCCTGGACGTCCTGGCCATGACCCGCACCCCGGACTGA
- a CDS encoding ABC transporter ATP-binding protein — protein MATVTYAKASRIYPGTERPAVDQLDLQIGDGEFLVLVGPSGCGKSTSLRMLAGLEDVDQGAIYINDKDVTNLPPKSRDIAMVFQNYALYPHMTVYENMAFALKLRKTPKSEIDTRVKKAAQMLQLEEYLGRKPKALSGGQRQRVAMGRAIVREPQVFLMDEPLSNLDAKLRVQTRSQIATLQSQLGITTVYVTHDQVEAMTMGHRVAVLLDGVLQQCDTPRTLYDRPSNVFVAGFIGSPAMNIKTVQLTDGGAVFGQLVLPLTREQVAAAQAEGGNGQVTVGFRPEDSALVGAGDGGLPIVVDLVEDLGANANVYGHAAINGGEERFVVTTSRAAMPSLGETVYVKPAADHHHAFHAASGVRI, from the coding sequence ATGGCTACCGTCACGTACGCCAAGGCGTCCCGGATCTACCCGGGCACCGAGCGTCCCGCCGTCGACCAGCTCGACCTCCAGATCGGCGACGGCGAGTTCCTCGTCCTCGTCGGCCCCTCCGGTTGTGGCAAGTCCACCAGCCTGCGCATGCTCGCGGGCCTCGAGGACGTCGACCAGGGCGCGATCTACATCAACGACAAGGACGTCACGAACCTCCCGCCGAAGTCGCGGGACATCGCGATGGTCTTCCAGAACTACGCCCTCTACCCGCACATGACGGTGTACGAGAACATGGCGTTCGCGCTCAAGCTGCGCAAGACCCCGAAGTCGGAGATCGACACCCGGGTCAAGAAGGCCGCGCAGATGCTGCAGCTGGAGGAGTACCTGGGCCGCAAGCCCAAGGCGCTCTCCGGTGGCCAGCGCCAGCGTGTCGCCATGGGCCGCGCCATCGTGCGTGAGCCGCAGGTCTTCCTCATGGACGAGCCGCTGTCGAACCTCGACGCCAAGCTGCGCGTGCAGACCCGTTCGCAGATCGCCACGCTGCAGTCGCAGCTCGGCATCACCACGGTGTACGTCACGCACGACCAGGTCGAGGCCATGACCATGGGTCACCGCGTGGCCGTGCTGCTCGACGGTGTGCTCCAGCAGTGCGACACCCCGCGGACCCTGTACGACCGCCCGTCGAACGTCTTCGTCGCGGGCTTCATCGGCTCGCCGGCCATGAACATCAAGACCGTGCAGCTCACCGATGGTGGTGCCGTGTTCGGTCAGCTGGTGCTCCCGCTGACCCGCGAGCAGGTCGCCGCGGCTCAGGCCGAGGGCGGCAACGGCCAGGTCACCGTGGGCTTCCGCCCCGAGGACTCGGCGCTGGTCGGCGCGGGCGACGGCGGTCTGCCGATCGTCGTGGACCTGGTCGAGGACCTGGGCGCCAACGCCAACGTGTACGGCCACGCCGCGATCAACGGTGGCGAGGAGCGGTTCGTGGTCACCACGTCCCGCGCCGCGATGCCGAGCCTCGGCGAGACGGTGTACGTGAAGCCGGCCGCCGACCACCACCACGCGTTCCACGCCGCCTCCGGCGTGCGCATCTGA
- a CDS encoding IclR family transcriptional regulator: protein MDTAQTLDRGLRLLTLVADTPGGLTVTEAATRLGVGRAVVYRLATTLTEHALIRRDSSGRLRLGLGLLHLARRAQPLLADAALPALRKLADQVHATAHLTVADGDEAVAVAVVEPSSTVFHVAYRTGSRHPLAAGAAGRAILDADEGWTVSSGELQPGAYGIAAPVRDVEGLRASVGVVALAPLDPAMVGPLVVAAAHTLTTALA, encoded by the coding sequence GTGGACACGGCGCAAACGCTGGATCGCGGCCTCCGCCTACTGACCCTCGTCGCCGACACCCCTGGCGGCCTCACCGTCACCGAGGCGGCCACCCGCCTCGGCGTGGGCCGCGCGGTCGTCTACCGGCTCGCCACGACGCTCACCGAGCACGCGCTGATCCGACGCGACTCCTCCGGTCGGCTGCGGCTGGGCCTCGGCCTGCTGCACCTGGCCCGCCGCGCGCAGCCGCTGCTGGCCGACGCGGCCCTGCCCGCGCTGCGCAAGCTGGCCGACCAGGTGCACGCCACGGCACACCTGACCGTCGCCGACGGGGACGAGGCGGTCGCCGTCGCGGTGGTGGAGCCGAGCTCGACGGTGTTCCATGTCGCGTACCGCACCGGGTCCCGCCACCCGCTCGCGGCAGGGGCGGCCGGGCGGGCCATCCTCGACGCCGACGAGGGCTGGACGGTCTCCTCCGGTGAACTCCAGCCGGGGGCGTACGGCATCGCGGCACCCGTACGCGACGTCGAGGGCCTGCGCGCCAGCGTCGGCGTGGTCGCCCTGGCCCCCCTCGACCCCGCGATGGTCGGCCCCCTCGTCGTAGCCGCCGCCCACACCCTCACCACCGCCCTCGCCTAA
- the rlmB gene encoding 23S rRNA (guanosine(2251)-2'-O)-methyltransferase RlmB translates to MPGNSQRRNVRQVSKKTASKGTGGKGKDTLKGRGKTLPADERPWHKGYSGTEKVPSKTAWKQDKERKAAAVEGRSPKIGKPGSKDTTWGRGGTGKGAPTRRTAPGRATAARAAGPRVAPGRKSLTPKDAPELLVGRNPVVEALRAHIPATALYLAQGIDIDDRITEIVRTSGDRGIPILEISRAELDRLTGGVLHQGVGVQVPSFAYESFEDLLAASAEHPEPLLVALDGVTDPRNLGAVIRSAAAFGAQGIFVPERRAAGITATAWRTSAGAAARLPVAQVTNLTRALKQAQQEGFTVVGLDADGETDLYQLEAAIGPLVVVVGSEGRGLGRLVGQTCDLRVSIPMVSEVESLNASVAAAVALAEVARRRAA, encoded by the coding sequence ATGCCGGGCAACTCGCAACGCCGTAACGTACGCCAGGTCAGCAAGAAGACCGCGAGCAAGGGAACTGGCGGCAAGGGCAAGGACACCCTGAAGGGGCGGGGCAAGACCCTGCCCGCCGACGAGCGACCCTGGCACAAGGGCTACTCCGGCACCGAGAAGGTGCCGTCGAAGACCGCGTGGAAGCAGGACAAGGAGCGCAAGGCGGCCGCCGTCGAGGGGCGCAGCCCCAAGATCGGCAAGCCTGGCTCCAAGGACACCACCTGGGGCCGGGGCGGCACGGGCAAGGGCGCGCCGACGCGGCGCACCGCGCCCGGCCGGGCCACCGCCGCCCGCGCCGCCGGGCCGCGGGTCGCGCCCGGCCGCAAGTCGCTCACGCCCAAGGACGCGCCGGAGCTGCTCGTCGGCCGCAACCCGGTCGTCGAGGCGCTGCGCGCGCACATCCCCGCGACCGCGCTCTACCTCGCGCAGGGCATCGACATCGACGACCGGATCACCGAGATCGTCCGCACCTCGGGCGACCGGGGCATCCCGATCCTGGAGATCAGCCGGGCCGAGCTCGACCGCCTCACCGGCGGCGTGCTGCACCAGGGCGTCGGCGTGCAGGTGCCCTCGTTCGCGTACGAGAGCTTCGAGGACCTGCTCGCCGCCTCGGCCGAACACCCGGAGCCGCTGCTGGTGGCCCTCGACGGGGTCACCGACCCGCGCAACCTGGGTGCGGTCATCCGATCGGCGGCCGCGTTCGGGGCGCAGGGCATCTTCGTGCCGGAGCGCCGCGCCGCCGGGATCACCGCGACCGCGTGGCGCACCAGCGCCGGTGCGGCCGCGCGGCTGCCGGTCGCGCAGGTCACCAACCTGACCCGGGCGCTGAAGCAGGCCCAGCAGGAGGGGTTCACGGTCGTCGGGCTGGACGCCGACGGGGAGACGGACCTCTACCAGCTGGAGGCTGCGATCGGGCCGCTGGTCGTGGTGGTCGGGTCGGAGGGGCGCGGGCTCGGGCGGCTGGTCGGACAGACCTGTGACCTGCGGGTGAGCATCCCGATGGTGTCGGAGGTCGAGTCGCTGAACGCGTCGGTGGCGGCTGCGGTCGCGCTGGCCGAGGTGGCCCGGCGCCGCGCGGCGTGA
- the cysS gene encoding cysteine--tRNA ligase: MTLRLFDTATRQVRDFVPRVPGQASVYLCGLTVQSGPHIGHLRSGVNYDVLRRWLLHSGLSVTFVRNITDIDDKVLQKSLEQGRPFWSIAYANEVILAAAYRSLNVLAPTYEPRATGHVPEMHELIQELIALGYAYPSTDGSGDVYFSVSSFGDYGALSGQRPDEMLAAPDGPERAKRDPRDFALWKGAKTEEPDDAEWPSPWGRGRPGWHIECSAMARRYLGAEFDIHGGGLDLVFPHHENEQAQSRAAGLPFARFWVHHGLLNLGDAKMSKSLGNVIDLDAVTERGLRPADLRYYLLSPHYRARIDFSWQALEEAATAYRRIEGFVQRATELVGVTQPGVLCADFAAAMDDDLNTSAALAALHEVVREGNTALAGGDSKAAAGALSSVRAMLGILGLDPQDPAWADTKAGDSLRGTVDALVALALEQRTAARARKDWAAADAVRDQLKQAGVVVEDTPHGPRWTIGSEL, from the coding sequence GTGACGTTGAGACTCTTCGACACCGCGACCAGACAGGTGCGCGACTTCGTGCCGCGCGTTCCCGGTCAGGCCTCCGTGTACCTGTGCGGCCTCACCGTCCAGTCCGGTCCCCATATCGGCCACCTGCGCTCCGGCGTCAACTACGACGTGCTGCGCCGCTGGCTGCTGCACTCGGGCCTGTCGGTCACGTTCGTGCGCAACATCACCGACATCGACGACAAGGTGCTGCAGAAGTCGCTGGAACAGGGTCGCCCGTTCTGGTCGATCGCGTACGCCAACGAGGTGATCCTCGCGGCCGCGTACCGCAGCCTCAACGTGCTGGCGCCGACGTACGAGCCGCGCGCCACCGGCCACGTGCCGGAGATGCACGAGCTGATCCAGGAGCTGATCGCGCTCGGGTATGCGTACCCGAGCACCGACGGCAGCGGCGACGTGTACTTCTCCGTCTCCTCCTTCGGCGACTACGGCGCCCTGTCCGGCCAGCGCCCCGACGAGATGCTGGCCGCGCCGGACGGCCCCGAGCGGGCCAAGCGCGACCCGCGCGACTTCGCCCTGTGGAAGGGCGCCAAGACCGAGGAGCCGGACGACGCCGAGTGGCCGTCGCCGTGGGGCCGCGGCCGGCCGGGCTGGCACATCGAGTGCTCCGCGATGGCGCGGCGCTACCTCGGTGCCGAGTTCGACATCCACGGCGGCGGGCTCGACCTGGTCTTCCCGCACCACGAGAACGAGCAGGCCCAGTCGCGCGCGGCCGGGCTGCCGTTCGCGCGGTTCTGGGTGCACCACGGCCTGCTCAACCTCGGTGACGCGAAGATGAGCAAGTCGCTGGGCAACGTGATCGACCTCGACGCGGTCACCGAGCGCGGCCTGCGCCCCGCCGACCTGCGCTACTACCTGCTGTCCCCGCACTACCGGGCGCGCATCGACTTCAGCTGGCAGGCGCTGGAGGAGGCCGCGACCGCGTACCGGCGGATCGAGGGCTTCGTGCAGCGCGCGACCGAGCTGGTCGGCGTGACGCAGCCCGGGGTGCTGTGCGCCGACTTCGCCGCGGCGATGGACGACGACCTCAACACCTCCGCGGCGCTCGCCGCGCTGCACGAGGTGGTGCGCGAGGGCAACACGGCGCTGGCCGGCGGCGACAGCAAGGCCGCCGCGGGCGCGCTGAGCAGTGTGCGGGCCATGCTCGGCATCCTCGGGCTCGACCCGCAGGACCCCGCCTGGGCGGACACGAAGGCCGGCGACTCGCTGCGCGGCACCGTGGACGCCCTGGTGGCACTCGCGCTGGAGCAGCGGACCGCCGCCCGCGCGCGCAAGGACTGGGCCGCCGCGGATGCCGTGCGCGACCAGCTCAAACAGGCCGGAGTGGTGGTCGAGGACACCCCGCACGGTCCACGCTGGACGATCGGAAGTGAACTGTAA